The following proteins come from a genomic window of Helicobacteraceae bacterium:
- a CDS encoding CcoQ/FixQ family Cbb3-type cytochrome c oxidase assembly chaperone: MNWTLFKGYTYFFAIAISAILLVWYIYYLYINKARRDRYEEYSNLVLNDGLDDEPLEPREDRAISSEEQTKDK, from the coding sequence TTGAACTGGACGCTCTTTAAAGGTTATACGTATTTCTTCGCGATAGCGATCTCGGCGATATTGTTGGTATGGTATATATACTACCTATATATCAACAAAGCGCGCAGGGATCGTTACGAGGAGTATTCCAATCTTGTCTTAAACGACGGTTTGGACGACGAGCCTTTAGAGCCGCGAGAAGATCGAGCGATAAGCTCGGAAGAACAAACAAAGGATAAATAA